The region AATGCTGCCATAATTGAGGAGATGTTGCCCTTGGAAGGAGATGATGACCATTCTCATATGGAAGAAGTAGACTAAGCTCTGCCTGAGGATTACGTGGTTACGTGTTCAACActctgtctccatttcttctgataacatgttttcaagtatttattttttattagcatttaaaaatatgtacggCATGACAACTGCTTTAGGGGAAAGTTAAGATTTCTATTAAGTGTGATACTTTAGGCACTGAAGTAGAGCTAGCTTTTTTTCCTAGTTTCAGGTTGGCTTATTTTAACAGACAGAAGTAGTGTTTGTTATAAGGTGTATGTAACCTATGTAAACTTCTCAGTCTGAAGTGTGTAGCtatcaagcagattctttagggGACAAAATCTCATCACTAAAGTGTTCTGAAGTATATACCttgatgtttaaaagaaaagtactcattaaagcaactttcattttctggGATCTACTTTTTAAACCTTCCAACCCCTACAGTCATAGTACTGCATGTGCCAGGACCCTAGAAATTAGTATGTTAAACTGAACCAACTTGATGGGAGTCACTATCCATATATAGGAATtgttttataaaggaaaataatatttagaatAGCAAAATTATAAGCCTAGGCATGTTGCaaagtcatttgaaaaataactCAGAACAAGTTTTGTGAGTGTAAATGTAGTGTTCTAGCCACACACTTAAGAGTTGGAACAAATAcagatatataaaaaagaaaaaaatgctattaTGAAACCACAATATTAAGACTGTATGGTACTGACATAAGAACAAACAATAAAGATCAGTGAAGCAGAACTGAGACTCTAAAAGTAGATACTTATATATATggccaactgatttttgacaacaGAGTTGGATGAATTAATGAGAAACTAAAATGTGTTTTCATGTTTCTCACATAAGCAAATTTTCACTGTACTTTTAAAGGCTTTTTCATGGCAGAAGTTATACATTGCattgtacatttatttttctggccttttaaaaaaaaatcatcctgagAGAACAGGGatatcttattcatttttttatttctggcaCAACTCAATAACTCAATAaacttgatgaatgaatggaatgTAGTAAAGCTTTGAATCATCAATCCCtattaaaaaggaagaacatTTAAATTAGCTTTTTCAAGAATTTAGGAATATGTCTTAAGAATATCTTTGTAATTTGCTTTTGTGACTTATTGTATAGGGTTCTATACATAGCTCCTCATTGCTAAGCAAGAAGAAGCTCATATCACAAACTCCAAAAACTTTCTCTCAAAGACTTCACATTCTCATAGCAAGAGATCTGCAGTATAGTAGGTGATCATTTATATCTGTCCTACAACTGTTGCTTCTCAAATGTCTAACTGTATGCAGAGGATTAATTAATTAGTAATATCAAAGGCAATACAAACTAACAGTCTACGGATATAACCCTATGAGTAAGACAGGCTTCTAAAAAATTTGTTCCACTTAAGATAAACGATGTTTTAACTCTATTTTAGTTAAAAGCTAAGGAGAAAAAGTCTAATTCACTAGTAGGACAAAATCTAAACATCTACCATATCAAAAAGACATCTCATGTTAAAGATGTGCCCCAAAATAATACAGAAGCAGGAGAAATACAAGCAGGAGTGACAGATGAAACAAGACTggtctaaatcaactatacttcaattttttacaaAAAGCAGACAGACCAAAATCATTGAAACTGAATGATGGGTTCATTAGTGGTTTATTATACTATGTGAtcttcgttgttgttgttcactcagtcatgtctgcctcattgcgaccccatggactgcagcacgccaggcttccctgtccttcaccatctccccaagtttgctcaaactcacgtccactgagttagtgatgccatccaaccatctcgtcctctgccatccccttctcctcctgttttcccagcatcagggtcttttctaatgagtcagctcttcccaacagatgtccaaagtattggagcttcagcttcagcttcagtcctttcaatgaatattcaggactgatttccttcaggatggactggtttgatcttcttgcagtccaaggaactctcaagagtcttctccaacaccacagttcaaaagcatcaattcatcagcactcaaccttctttatggtccaactctcacattcatacacgactactggaaaatccacagctttgactagacggacctttgttggtaaagtaatgtccctgctttttaatatgctgtctaggttggtcatagcttttcttccaaagagcaagcatcttttaatttcatggctgctatgcTATCTCCTTTTGTGtaaatattccaaaataaaaacagcTCCAAAGAAAAAGATACCTTAAGGGGATAGATATGACAGAAATTTCTGTCACAGTAAGAATTAAGCATGTAGTAAGCAAATCCTTTTGTGTATAGATATCTTTAATtaaaaggtttttgtttgttcaaaAATCCAAACTTCTAAATCTCCaagaaaattttcagttttctttgaataaatcttTAGCAgaaaaatactgaggaataagGTCTAAATtactgagaggaaaagaaaggccaAAGAAATTTTCAAAACTGCCCAATGCTTTGACTTTTTTCTATATAATGAAAATCACCAAATTTCTTTTCTGCtctaaaaatattattgaaaataaGAACATCAGTGTTGTTCCTCATTATACCCACTTCTAAAAGGTTTATAACTTCACAGGATAGAAACAAAAAAAGGGGATGGAGAACTACGAACTTCATAAAAGCATGAGTATTTGTTAAACATTAAACTGTTATTAGAGAATATGGCAAATCCATCAAAAGTGCCAAAGAAGAGTCTCTTTTcatttgtaacaaattcaactaATGCATTTAGGGATAACTAAAAGGAGTAAAtaacacagaagaagaaaaacccTTGATATGCCCagtcaaaaataaaggaaagaaaggtaAACTCTTCTCAAAAGATTCCCTAGAGGTCACAATTTCATTCTGAGAAAAACATTAAGTTTTCTATTCTTGACTTCAAATTGTTAAGTAACTACAACTTGAAAATATGACAGAATATACTGGAGATAAACCCTGTTATCTTCCTTCCCAGCTACATCTCCAAAATTAAGAGACAAAGCAAACAAGTAAATGCAATTAACTAATTACTCATTTGTAACTCACCTGCAGGAAACATGAAtcgaatttctctttctgctgcaGCAAAATCATTACTTCCATGAAGTGCATTTCTTACCTCATCTGTGCCATAAATTGCCCTCAGACTGAAAGCAAGTTAGAAATGATGACCACCCAATCTGACATTCTTTCCTTACTTTTTACATATGTATTCTACTTAGAAATTTTATAGAAGCATCTCCACTTCTCACATATAGAGgttttaatctattttgatttTAAGCATAAATCTATCTACATGAGGGCCAAATATAATTAAATCCGCAGGAGAGATATACTGGAAAAATAGTTATCTGGGTGAAAAAGAGGTACTATCTTGTGACAATTGAAAAAACAATGGTATTTTCAAAAGTGTCAAGAACTCAATGTCCTCTGGTTTCTAAACATTAAAGATAATGCTGAAAATCTGAGTTTCTAATCTCTATTACCACCATTCTACAAAATACCATCCCAATTTTCCCATGAAAATTCCTAAACCAGTGGCAGTTTAAttcaagaatgagagaaaaataagctAGTCAACCATAAATCAAACGCTCTCTGAGACCTTTTGTGGTATTTGATATTAAAGTACACATTTAAGTAGTTAAAACACAGAAtggaccttccccacccaaccctgcatcaccaccaccaaaaaaaaaaaaaaaaaaaatcaggttattCAGGAAAACTTTCAAATTAAAGGAAATTCCTATTACaatgaaatcagatttttttcattttcatagttGGATTCCATTTCTCCCCTAGGAAAGTTACCTGTCTGGGTGTGTCTCCTTAGCTACTAAGCTATTACTTGGTCCCAAGAGTTCTTTCCAGTAAGAGATGGCGTTATATCTAGCTAATATCATGGCAACAAGTGGTCCAGAACTCATGTAAGCTGTTAAATTGGGGAAAAACATTTTCCCATATTGTTCCACATAAAAGTTACTACAGTGCTCAGGGCTGAGATGCAGTTTTCTTctctaaaagagaaacaaagtcaACAAAAGCATTATTGACAGTTCAATAATACCTCATTAAGtccttaatgggcttcccttatggctcagctggtaaagaatccatctgcaatgcaggagacctgggttcaatccctgggttgggaagatcccctggagaagggaaaggctacccactccagtattctggcctagagaattccatggacttggatgtatagtccatgtgatagcaaagagttggacacaactgagagactttcacaagTCACTAATAACTTGAAATAGTACCAATCTGACCACaaatttgagatttatttttgtattatgaACAGTAGGcaagataaaaatgttaaatgtagGCTGTACAGTCAGAAtagctatcaaaaagtctacagacaataaatgctggagagggtgcagagaaaagggaacactcttacactgttggtgggaatgcaaactagtacagccactatggagaacagtgtggagattccttaaaaaactgaaaatagaactaccatgctgctgttgctgctgctgctaagtcgcttcagtcgtgtccgactcttcgcgaccccatggactgcagcccaccagcctcctccatccatgggattctccaggcaagggtactggatacaatccagtaatcccactgctgggcatacacaccgaggaaatcagaatttaaagacacatgtgtaccccaatgttcatcgcagcacggtttacaatagccaggacatgcaagtaacctagatgtccttcagtagacaaatggataagaaagctgtggtacatatacacaatggaatattattcagctattaaaaagaatgcatttgaatcagttctaatgaggcggatgaaactggagccttttatacacagtgaagtaagtcagaaagaaaaccaccaatacagtatattaacacatatatatggaatttagaaagatggtaacgatgtccctatatatgagacagcaaaagagacacagatgtaaagaacacatttggactatgtgggagaaggcaagggtgggatgatctgagagaatagcattgaaacatgtatattaccatatgtgaaacattgccagtccaggtttgatgcatgagacacggcactcagggctggtgcactgggatgaccctgagggatgggatgggaagggaggtgggaggagggttcaggatggggaacacatgtacatccatgactgattcatgtcagtgtatggcaaaaaccactacaatattgtaaagtaattagcctccaattaaataatttttttttaaatgtaggctGTAAATAAGAATTATTACTTAAGAAAAGTACTTTTGTTTGGCAGCCTCCTTCAACCTATGGTATATtaatggtggctcagcagtaaagaatccccttgccaatgcagaagaaacaggttcgatccctgggtcaggaagatccccgggagaaggaaatggcaatccactcctgtattcttgtatGGGAAACcgcatggacggaggaccctggtggactacaggccttgggggtcacaaaaaagagtcagacacgacttagtgactaaaaaacaacaacattaatGACAAAATAATCTTATCTCCTTAAAGTAAAAACATGCCAATCTTCAATATCTTGTTAATACATACTTCgtataaagtaaaaaatactttAGAATATTCCAAATTTatctttccctatctatttgtgaAATTTTCCTACATTATTTAAGAGAACTGGTCTCATTATGGTACTTTGAAGTAGTATGCAACATGATGCAGTAAACAAGTTTTTCACTTGTTTCCTTATTCTGGTTCTGCCATAAATACGTTGATTCAGTAAGAGCTTAAGATAAGTAGTTAGCATTAAGCTTgttaatttgaaagaaaatgaaatgtttgagacaaataaatagtaatttttttcacaaatgagaagttatatgaattattaaattttaaaaaatcatagaagcCAAGTCAGTCATTCttccaatttttctattttaactcCATTCACAAGTCACTTCCTGCTTACTCAATTGCTGTTCTAAATTGCTGTTTAGAGAAACCAAATCTAATCACAGGCAGAAATGACAAATCTACCATCATTCAGCTATCTAAGATTCACatttaaattcacttttaaattcacatttaaaGCTATCTAAAAATTCACTTTAAACACCTGGAATAAAAGaatttgtacttaaaaaaaaaaaaaaaaaaaaaacccacaaaactatCCTGTGTCTTTAGGTTTCAGAAACTTGATAAAATTGCTTAGTTTGTAGAGAGGGATCTAAACTGCCCCAGTTCAAGAAGCCTGGAAAGATGCTTACTAGGTAGTTCAGCACTGCTATGAACAGGTTCTACTGGACAAAAACTAACATTCTCACAGTCAAGGATCAGTTATGGAAGCCtggtaagtcactttagtcatgtcaactctttgcaaccctatgggctgtagtcctccaggctccactgtccatgggattctccaggaaagaacactagagtggattgcaacttccttctccagggaccgtcctgacccagggatcgaacccaagtctcttacgtctcctgcagtcaggttctttaccactggcaccacctgggaagctctagtactattaaaaaaaaaaaggtgctgacatgttttcatattaaaatttatatagtcaagaaatagaaGAAGTCTGAGAAGTGATAACAGCACTTGATTTAGTATAATCGttgattctattattttaaaattaagacacGCCTGTATTTGTGATTCCTATGCCTATTGGTTTGagtaattttgttgttgctggGTTAAAAATCTCATCTGTTGCACTGTAAGCACTTAACTTCCACATATCCCTTAACAAGCAAGGGAAGTTATCTTTTGCAGGTATGCCAGCTAATGCAGCATAATTTTAAAGACTGAGGGCTCATTCTAaagtaaagttgaaaaaaaaaaaaaagtaaagttgaTACTGAATCAATGATTCCATCAAATGCTTCAAAATTAGGTCAGATAAACTTTTTTGTAATTTAGATTAGTATTTTCACAACAAGATAATTCTccggtagtccagtggttaggatgctgTGCTTTCATTGTAgagggcatggattcaatccctggtcagggaactaagatcctgcaagccatggccaaaagataagtaaataaacaaaaaacaaaacaaagtattttTACAAAGAGAAGTGAACTTAATATCAGAAAAGGAGGTTGGTCCAGTaggtaagactctgtgctcccaattcagggggccctggttcaatccctggtcaaggaactagatcccacatgccacaaaagaGGTCGCTGTGGCCCCCaccaaaaaaatccaaaaaacaaaaaaaaaggtcctgcatgcagcaactaaagatcctgagtgctacaactaagacccagcagagccaaataaataaatattaaaaaaaaaaaaaaaaaaaggaaccaataGTTTGTTGTAACACAGGAAAGACTGCCACCTACTAAACGAACACACCATTTTCTAGAAGGTTTTTTcctagatgggaaaagaaagtCTCAAGTTCAATGAACTCTCAAATAGAATAAAGCCTATTTTAAAGCATATAATACATAGGACAAAAATGATTCCACtgacaagagatacctggaacaGCAaagtcatagagacagaaagtagaatagtgttACCAAGGACTGGGGAGAGGGCTAAGCAGAGAGCtaatgtttaatgggtacagagtgtcagtttgagatgatgaaaaagttctagagatggtCAGTGGTGactgttgcacaacaatgtgaaggtACTCTAATGCCCTTGAACTGAAACAGTtaaggtaaattttatgttgtatatattttatcacaattaaacCAAAAAGAAGCATACTACATACCAAGATGTTCTTTGGTTTAAAATTTACTGCTGACTAGAGAAAGtgttaaatattaacatttacactaagttttgtttttttagtaagAAGTTTTAATTTCTAACTATCACTTGCTGTTTAATTACCTTTTCACTAattcttttcaaactttaaaaaaccaAATTGGAAACTTTATCTTATTTATAAGTTTTGTCTTTCTTCTAAAATTAATGAGTAACATACTTTGGGgattaaaaaattcaaagcaatATAAAAAGGTTCATACTGAAAAATTTCATTCCCATTCCTGTCCTAATTCAGCCTGTTCTTCCTTACCCTCTATATGCAACcattttttaatgcttatttatCTTCTAAATTCATTTTGTAAATACTGGCAAACAtgaatatatattactttttctctttctatcaTAGAAAAAAAGCTACACATAGTTCTGCATCTTGCTTTTTTCCCTAACAGGACACTGAGAGGTTCTTCATTGCTCTTTTTATAATTAGTTTCATAGTATTCTTTTTGGCGGATTCGTCAGGGTGAATTTAACCAATTTCCTAATGTGgcactgttttcaattttttgctTGTAAATAAACAATGCTACAAAAAATTACCTAGATATATGTCACTGCATATTAATACACAAGTTACAGGAGAGATTCCCAGAAGTAGTACCGCTGGGTCAAAGGGAAGATGCATCTGTAAATACTGATAGATAATTGCCAGATTCCCTTCCATAATTGCCAGATTCCCTCCCTTATGTCATTTACTTTTGTAGTCTTGCCAGATGGTAGTtcagtgttgttttaatttgcttttttcctgCTTAGAAATTGAGCATCTTTTACCATGTTTtagaagcatttttatttctttttctgtgaccaTCCACATGTACCGCCCATTTTCAACTGAATTTTTATCCTGTTTTAGGAGCTTTTTATACATTTGGGAGATTAGTCTTTAtgagttacaaatattttttccaaatttgtcacctgtgttttgactttgcttattaTGCTTATTTGGCCACGCTCAagttttttatgtttatatttttatcaatcttttattttatagtaCCCAGTAAACAGGCTGCCccttccaaaaataaaaagaaattcagtcATTTTTCTTCTAAAGTTTATAcggtttaattttttaatatttaaatgtcaAACCCATTTGGAATTTATCCTGGTATATATAGTGTAATATTTgaatccaagtttttttttttttaagtggttacCCAGTTtcctaacatttatttaaaagctCATCTTTACCTGAatcttttaattatattaaatatttctttatactttCCTGCATTACTACTCCCTTAAACTTTCTTGTAGTATCTCATCCTCAGCCTCCATGTATCCTTCTAAGTTCATTCAAAAACCCATCTTTCTGAAGACTgaagttatcttttttattttttaaaagactcaacaAGCAATATGACActgaataaatataataaaaaagtgaaatttcaaataagaataatacaaaaaaggaagattaaaaataCTCCATTCTATTTGATAgtctttatatattcattttcaaactACTAACTGCAGAACAAGGAAAAGGcttaaaacattaaattaaaaaaaaacaactcaacagTCTATAAATTCATCAAGAGAAGATCAAGTAAATAGACTGTGGTTTATTAGGACAGAAGAGTATTTACACAGAAGTTAGATTCAGATGTAATGATCTGGCATGCTATCTGAGGGAGGGTAAAGAGGGTCCAGGGAGGGCGACTGTCCTAATTTACAGTAGGACATATTTGGGAAAACATATTTGTAAATGCATacaaaaattctagaagaaaagaaagtgttaagTGGTTGTCTCTGCAGAGTGAGACTTGAGTTGGGAGAGGAGAGATGGGAAAAAGAAgttttacttctcattttatataattttaaagtgtgAAATACTTTTTGGAAAATTATCACATATAACCTTTATACTCAGAAGAGTAAACCTAAATTTCATGCTAAATACTAAGGATCAAACTGGgctaacacatatacataaacatttttaaaaggtaaaatcaaAGGTATTCTAAAACAAGTTTAGGGATATAACTCTATGAGTAAGAAGAGCTTTCAAACATATCTTTTACTTAAGATAAAGTGAGTTTTTAATTCTATTTCAGCTAAAAGCTAAGGCAGAAAAATCTAATtcagtagagaggaaaaaaacatgaTCATACTGCCCAGAAGTTACCTGAACAATGGTGAATCCAGATCTGAGAATAATATCTTGTATCTCCTCTTCTTTGTCAACAATATCTGGTTTGATAATAGCCAGAGTCTTTTCTACGTAGATCTGAGGTGGGGGCATTGATAGCTCCATTCTGGCTTTTCAGTTACAATTTAAGATTCTTCACGTTTATCAACTGCAATGacatgcacccccacccccaacttaaTGTAATTGTGACTAAACAGCATTATCAGGTGcttgatttttattaatttataaagcTGGAAACTGTCATAGTTTTTTCCACAAGCAGTGTCTCAGTAATACGATTTTTACCTTATCTCCTGCCATGGGTTTTCCTAGGTGCTTTCATTAAGTTAGGAGAGCCCAAGGAGCAAGGCAAAGCCGAGGACCCCGGGTGCCCAGGAGGAGACTAGGTCTGCAACTCTCCACGCCACTCAGCACCATCCTccacagtgcacacacacacaccccctctccccatcccctcctgcCACCAGGACGCTTAGGGTAAGGCCCAGCTGGAAAGCAGAATTCCTGGGTCCCCTGAATCTCTGTGGGCTGCACTCCCAGATTCCTTCAGAGTCCAGCCCTCATCTGGGCACTCACCTTAGCCTGGGCTTCTTTAGTATCACAGACTGTTGCTAGGAGACCAGAAACCTAGCTTAGAGACGGTGGCTGCAGAGGGCCAATTCCAGTAGAGCACTTCACAGTCTTTGGGTAGCTCCTTTTAGCCAAGAAAGGGAACCCGCCACAGGGATTTTTATCCCCTTGCAAATCTTAAAAGCAACAGATGTTTTCTAACGTTTTCCTCATAATTTATTTCAT is a window of Muntiacus reevesi chromosome 1, mMunRee1.1, whole genome shotgun sequence DNA encoding:
- the NME5 gene encoding nucleoside diphosphate kinase homolog 5; the protein is MELSMPPPQIYVEKTLAIIKPDIVDKEEEIQDIILRSGFTIVQRRKLHLSPEHCSNFYVEQYGKMFFPNLTAYMSSGPLVAMILARYNAISYWKELLGPSNSLVAKETHPDSLRAIYGTDEVRNALHGSNDFAAAEREIRFMFPAVIVEPIPVGQAAKDYLNLYVTPTLLKGLTELCKQKPADPFIWLADWLLKNNPNKPKLCHHPVAEESY